One segment of Cottoperca gobio chromosome 24, fCotGob3.1, whole genome shotgun sequence DNA contains the following:
- the LOC115003796 gene encoding B2 bradykinin receptor — MDVNASDWLVPTVDAELDACSNYTEAWLWLSSLQPAYLGFISVVGLVGNGLVLCVFYLQRKPCTVADVYLGNLAAADLVMMTCLPFWAVTIARGYQWDFGEVLCKLVNVAISMNYICSVLFLMLVSVDRYLALVKPMRTSRLRRAAWAKRICLGIWSLGFLITLPTLFFRTLMFVEDPGVDACILAYPHPAWRLHHNITRNVFGFLIPVLVVAYCTCHIVVELSDRGVLWFPGVRAERKATYLVLAVLAVFLFCWTPHQAMLFLDTLDYFQVTPGCLWGHVLDIGIQLSTYLAYSNSAVNPFLFVIVGKHFRRRAKEVFGKTLNPWSKDMSYLTVSFTSINRLNETQRISIDHLKKSGLKETIS; from the coding sequence ATGGATGTGAATGCATCTGACTGGTTGGTCCCAACTGTGGACGCAGAGCTGGACGCCTGCAGTAATTACACTGAAGCCTGGCTGTGGCTGTCCTCCCTGCAGCCGGCCTACCTGGGTTTTATCAGTGTTGTGGGCTTGGTGGGGAACGGCCTAGTTCTCTGTGTATTCTACCTGCAGAGGAAGCCCTGCACCGTGGCAGATGTCTACCTGGGGAACCTGGCAGCTGCTGATCTCGTCATGATGACCTGCCTTCCATTCTGGGCTGTCACCATCGCTCGTGGATACCAGTGGGACTTTGGAGAGGTCCTCTGTAAGCTAGTCAATGTGGCCATCTCTATGAACTACATCTGCAGTGTTCTGTTCCTCATGCTGGTCAGCGTGGACCGATATCTGGCTCTGGTGAAGCCCATGAGGACCAGCCGTCTGAGGAGAGCCGCCTGGGCCAAGCGTATCTGCCTGGGGATCTGGAGCCTGGGCTTCCTCATCACTCTACCCACCCTGTTCTTCCGCACATTGATGTTTGTAGAGGATCCCGGTGTGGATGCCTGCATTCTAGCCTACCCCCACCCAGCATGGAGGTtgcaccacaacatcaccaggAACGTGTTTGGCTTCCTAATCCCTGTCCTGGTGGTGGCTTACTGCACTTGTCACATTGTGGTTGAGCTGAGTGACCGGGGAGTCCTCTGGTTCCCTGGGGTGAGGGCGGAGAGGAAGGCCACCTACTTGGTACTGGCCGTGCTGGCTGTCTTCCTCTTTTGCTGGACACCGCACCAGGCGATGCTCTTTCTTGACACTCTGGATTACTTCCAGGTCACACCTGGATGCCTCTGGGGTCATGTCCTGGACATTGGCATACAGCTGTCCACATACCTGGCGTACAGCAACAGTGCTGTTAACCCCTTCCTGTTTGTCATCGTGGGGAAGCATTTCAGGAGACGGGCAAAAGAGGTGTTTGGAAAAACTTTGAACCCCTGGTCAAAAGACATGTCCTACCTCACGGTGAGCTTCACCTCAATTAATAGACTCAATGAAACACAACGTATAAGTATTGACCATTTGAAAAAATCTGGGCTAAAAGAAACTATATCATGA
- the cep85l gene encoding centrosomal protein of 85 kDa-like isoform X1 — translation MWYRSDLEDGYESNKTGSSGGVSPGWVPGHESAWRSNPPGPGNSICGGRRHSTVSDSGDTGIGTYCSDSVEDDSSSSTTPLSFQPLSQHHLGQDDGAVPIVHVMLSPSSSPYTSFRMPASPSSTGRWSRSCQLLTPAVTPLGAPSCLDMKDHQPLRRCSSLTKLSSGPDKSSTRTSGVQYNPDSQGSLDRSLLHGYRKEPLGSNVDLYLPLSSSLLCHSLLQRSPGAGPCYRYNHSSRSNGLETDRSLSSSPSSSVKHNSLDMNYSALPEAKVSRGGAQVYGLSLPKQTDSALAHQTDRSSPIQPAVRTQMWLTEQMEYRPKVEGGGQLGQISATGTEGCGGDGPLSCQQGQQQEPWLHQMLMGTSLPVNSLVKVKEGLLRQRELEIDRQKQQILQIHARIRENELRAQQVLQSQRGWYDDPHIQNTKDSAMRATSDRLCCDEELGRKLAVAELEVLHLNEFFKQVTQKYTEDIRKLQEKIKTRDRYIISLKKKCQRESEQNQEKQQRIETLEKYLSDLPTLDEVQSQAQQQEEVQQKAKDLEKAASLLQKSVEEGHALMKEKDIRIEMQAMREKELIASVQSLQQKVQYCLDDGVRLPMQDLKQLEVENTQLLEQQDNSSRLIEHQKERIERLTSQLTATSTRLQEKRSLPHHQQSYLLQAEESLAFPQQQQLVSHVEMPEVGRLLKEMSLCLLDLQALCSILTQRAQGKEPNLSLLLGMKSLSVSAEESDCRVVAEEELRFNLLEVGRLRRDIDDLRKSISDRYAQCMGDSCVSQ, via the exons ATGTGGTACAGAAGTGATTTAGAAGATGGATACGAATCTAATAAAACAG gcTCCAGTGGCGGTGTCTCTCCAGGATGGGTCCCTGGCCACGAATCCGCCTGGCGCAGCAACCCCCCCGGCCCTGGGAACAGTATCTGTGGTGGGCGCCGACACAGCACCGTGTCTGACAGCGGTGACACTGGCATTGGCACTTACTGCTCTGACAGCGTGGAAG ACGACTCCAGTTCCAGCACCACGCCTTTGTCTTTCCAGCCGCTGTCGCAGCATCACTTGGGCCAGGATGATGGTGCCGTCCCCATTGTCCACGTCATGCTGTCCCCGTCCTCTTCACCCTACACCAGTTTTAGAATGCCAGCCTCACCCAGCAGCACAGGTCGATGGAGCAGGTCTTGCCAGCTGCTTACACCAGCCGTGACTCCCCTGGGTGCACCAAGCTGTCTGGACATGAAGGACCATCAGCCCCTCCGGAGGTGCTCCTCTCTCACCAAACTGTCCTCTGGGCCTGATAAGAGCTCCACTAGGACATCAGGCGTTCAATACAACCCGGATTCACAAGGTTCTCTGGACAGAAGTCTGCTCCATGGGTACAGAAAGGAACCGCTCGGTTCAAACGTGGACCTTTACCTACCTTTATCTTCCTCCTTGCTCTGCCATAGCTTGCTGCAGCGCTCACCGGGTGCTGGCCCCTGCTACAGATACAACCACAGCAGTAGATCCAATGGTTTGGAAACAGACCGGTCCCTTTCCTCATCTCCGTCCTCATCGGTAAAGCACAACAGTTTGGACATGAACTATAGTGCTTTACCGGAAGCTAAAGTGTCTCGGGGAGGTGCACAGGTTTATGGCCTCAGCTTACCCAAACAAACAGACTCGGCACTGGCTCATCAGACTGATAGAAGCTCCCCCATTCAGCCTGCAGTGCGGACCCAGATGTGGCTGACTGAGCAGATGGAGTACAGACCCAAAGTAGAGGGTGGAGGTCAACTTGGTCAAATCAGTGCTACTGGAACAGAGGGCTGTGGCGGAGATGGGCCGTTGTCATGTCAACAGGGACAACAGCAGGAGCCATGGCTTCACCAG atgCTGATGGGGACCTCCCTTCCTGTCAACAGTCTGGTGAAGGTTAAAGAGGGGctgctgagacagagagagctggaGATAGATAG acaaaagcagcagatctTGCAGATCCATGCCCGGATCAGAGAGAATGAGCTCAGAGCACAGCAGGTCCTGCAGAGCCAGAGAGGCTGGTATGATGACCCCCACATTCAAAATACTAAG GATTCAGCGATGAGAGCGACATCTGATAGGCTGTGCTGTGACGAAGAACTGGGTAGGAAGCTCGCAGTGGCTGAACTGGAAGTTCTCCATTTGAACGAGTTCTTCAAGCAAGTCACTCAAAAATATACAGAAGACATCAGAAAACTGCAGGAAAAG ATAAAAACGAGGGATCGCTACATCATCAGtctgaaaaagaaatgtcaaagagAGAGCGAACAGAACCAAGAAAAACAGCAACGCATAGAGACACTGGAGAAATACCTTTCTGACCTGCCAACGCTGGACGAGGTGCAGTCCCAGGCCCAGCAG CAGGAGGAGGTTCAGCAGAAAGCCAAGGATCTGGAGAAAGCAGCATCTCTGTTACAGAAGAGCGTAGAAGAAGGACATGCTCTGATGAAGGAGAAAGACATCAGGATTGAGATGCAGGCCATGAGGGAGAAGGAGCTGATTGCATCTGTACAAAG CCTGCAGCAGAAGGTGCAGTACTGTCTGGATGACGGGGTGAGGTTGCCCATGCAGGACCTGAAGCAGCTTGAGGTAGAAAACACTCAACTTCTGGAGCAGCAAGACAACAGCAGCAGG CTGATTGAGCATCAGAAAGAACGGATTGAGAGACTGACCTCGCAGCTCACG GCCACCAGTACAAGACTGCAAGAGAAGAGAAGCCTTCCTCATCACCAACAGTCTTATCTGCTCCAGGCGGAGGAAAGCCTGGCCTTCCCACAG cagcagcagctggtgtCCCATGTGGAGATGCCTGAAGTGGGCCGGCTGCTGAAAGAGATGTCCCTGTGTCTCCTGGACCTCCAGGCTCTCTGCAGCATCCTGACTCAGAGAGCACAGGGGAAAGAGCCcaacctgtctctgctcctgggCATGAAAT CTTTGAGTGTTTCGGCAGAGGAGAGTGACTGCAGAGTGGTGGCGGAAGAAGAACTGAGGTTCAACTTGCTCGAGGTGGGCCGGCTCAGGAGAGACATCGATGACCTCAGGAAAAGCATCTCGGATCGCTACGCTCAGTGTATGGGGGACAGCTGTGTCTCCCAGTGA
- the cep85l gene encoding centrosomal protein of 85 kDa-like isoform X2 → MWYRSDLEDGYESNKTGSSGGVSPGWVPGHESAWRSNPPGPGNSICGGRRHSTVSDSGDTGIGTYCSDSVEDDSSSSTTPLSFQPLSQHHLGQDDGAVPIVHVMLSPSSSPYTSFRMPASPSSTGRWSRSCQLLTPAVTPLGAPSCLDMKDHQPLRRCSSLTKLSSGPDKSSTRTSGVQYNPDSQGSLDRSLLHGYRKEPLGSNVDLYLPLSSSLLCHSLLQRSPGAGPCYRYNHSSRSNGLETDRSLSSSPSSSVKHNSLDMNYSALPEAKVSRGGAQVYGLSLPKQTDSALAHQTDRSSPIQPAVRTQMWLTEQMEYRPKVEGGGQLGQISATGTEGCGGDGPLSCQQGQQQEPWLHQMLMGTSLPVNSLVKVKEGLLRQRELEIDRQKQQILQIHARIRENELRAQQVLQSQRGWYDDPHIQNTKDSAMRATSDRLCCDEELGRKLAVAELEVLHLNEFFKQVTQKYTEDIRKLQEKIKTRDRYIISLKKKCQRESEQNQEKQQRIETLEKYLSDLPTLDEVQSQAQQEEVQQKAKDLEKAASLLQKSVEEGHALMKEKDIRIEMQAMREKELIASVQSLQQKVQYCLDDGVRLPMQDLKQLEVENTQLLEQQDNSSRLIEHQKERIERLTSQLTATSTRLQEKRSLPHHQQSYLLQAEESLAFPQQQQLVSHVEMPEVGRLLKEMSLCLLDLQALCSILTQRAQGKEPNLSLLLGMKSLSVSAEESDCRVVAEEELRFNLLEVGRLRRDIDDLRKSISDRYAQCMGDSCVSQ, encoded by the exons ATGTGGTACAGAAGTGATTTAGAAGATGGATACGAATCTAATAAAACAG gcTCCAGTGGCGGTGTCTCTCCAGGATGGGTCCCTGGCCACGAATCCGCCTGGCGCAGCAACCCCCCCGGCCCTGGGAACAGTATCTGTGGTGGGCGCCGACACAGCACCGTGTCTGACAGCGGTGACACTGGCATTGGCACTTACTGCTCTGACAGCGTGGAAG ACGACTCCAGTTCCAGCACCACGCCTTTGTCTTTCCAGCCGCTGTCGCAGCATCACTTGGGCCAGGATGATGGTGCCGTCCCCATTGTCCACGTCATGCTGTCCCCGTCCTCTTCACCCTACACCAGTTTTAGAATGCCAGCCTCACCCAGCAGCACAGGTCGATGGAGCAGGTCTTGCCAGCTGCTTACACCAGCCGTGACTCCCCTGGGTGCACCAAGCTGTCTGGACATGAAGGACCATCAGCCCCTCCGGAGGTGCTCCTCTCTCACCAAACTGTCCTCTGGGCCTGATAAGAGCTCCACTAGGACATCAGGCGTTCAATACAACCCGGATTCACAAGGTTCTCTGGACAGAAGTCTGCTCCATGGGTACAGAAAGGAACCGCTCGGTTCAAACGTGGACCTTTACCTACCTTTATCTTCCTCCTTGCTCTGCCATAGCTTGCTGCAGCGCTCACCGGGTGCTGGCCCCTGCTACAGATACAACCACAGCAGTAGATCCAATGGTTTGGAAACAGACCGGTCCCTTTCCTCATCTCCGTCCTCATCGGTAAAGCACAACAGTTTGGACATGAACTATAGTGCTTTACCGGAAGCTAAAGTGTCTCGGGGAGGTGCACAGGTTTATGGCCTCAGCTTACCCAAACAAACAGACTCGGCACTGGCTCATCAGACTGATAGAAGCTCCCCCATTCAGCCTGCAGTGCGGACCCAGATGTGGCTGACTGAGCAGATGGAGTACAGACCCAAAGTAGAGGGTGGAGGTCAACTTGGTCAAATCAGTGCTACTGGAACAGAGGGCTGTGGCGGAGATGGGCCGTTGTCATGTCAACAGGGACAACAGCAGGAGCCATGGCTTCACCAG atgCTGATGGGGACCTCCCTTCCTGTCAACAGTCTGGTGAAGGTTAAAGAGGGGctgctgagacagagagagctggaGATAGATAG acaaaagcagcagatctTGCAGATCCATGCCCGGATCAGAGAGAATGAGCTCAGAGCACAGCAGGTCCTGCAGAGCCAGAGAGGCTGGTATGATGACCCCCACATTCAAAATACTAAG GATTCAGCGATGAGAGCGACATCTGATAGGCTGTGCTGTGACGAAGAACTGGGTAGGAAGCTCGCAGTGGCTGAACTGGAAGTTCTCCATTTGAACGAGTTCTTCAAGCAAGTCACTCAAAAATATACAGAAGACATCAGAAAACTGCAGGAAAAG ATAAAAACGAGGGATCGCTACATCATCAGtctgaaaaagaaatgtcaaagagAGAGCGAACAGAACCAAGAAAAACAGCAACGCATAGAGACACTGGAGAAATACCTTTCTGACCTGCCAACGCTGGACGAGGTGCAGTCCCAGGCCCAGCAG GAGGAGGTTCAGCAGAAAGCCAAGGATCTGGAGAAAGCAGCATCTCTGTTACAGAAGAGCGTAGAAGAAGGACATGCTCTGATGAAGGAGAAAGACATCAGGATTGAGATGCAGGCCATGAGGGAGAAGGAGCTGATTGCATCTGTACAAAG CCTGCAGCAGAAGGTGCAGTACTGTCTGGATGACGGGGTGAGGTTGCCCATGCAGGACCTGAAGCAGCTTGAGGTAGAAAACACTCAACTTCTGGAGCAGCAAGACAACAGCAGCAGG CTGATTGAGCATCAGAAAGAACGGATTGAGAGACTGACCTCGCAGCTCACG GCCACCAGTACAAGACTGCAAGAGAAGAGAAGCCTTCCTCATCACCAACAGTCTTATCTGCTCCAGGCGGAGGAAAGCCTGGCCTTCCCACAG cagcagcagctggtgtCCCATGTGGAGATGCCTGAAGTGGGCCGGCTGCTGAAAGAGATGTCCCTGTGTCTCCTGGACCTCCAGGCTCTCTGCAGCATCCTGACTCAGAGAGCACAGGGGAAAGAGCCcaacctgtctctgctcctgggCATGAAAT CTTTGAGTGTTTCGGCAGAGGAGAGTGACTGCAGAGTGGTGGCGGAAGAAGAACTGAGGTTCAACTTGCTCGAGGTGGGCCGGCTCAGGAGAGACATCGATGACCTCAGGAAAAGCATCTCGGATCGCTACGCTCAGTGTATGGGGGACAGCTGTGTCTCCCAGTGA
- the gopc gene encoding Golgi-associated PDZ and coiled-coil motif-containing protein isoform X2, with product MSASAGCSPVGHSSGHSSGLGPGMSMFRWLEVLEKEFDKAFVDVDLLLGEIDPDQVDITYEGRQKMTSLSSCFAQLCHKTQTVFQLNHKLEAQLVDLRSELTDAKAERKVIEREVHDQLLQLHALQLQLHAKQGLTEDSDAIKDRLEQELEVSKKDKLSEARLDAEVRLFKKENEALRRHMAVLQAEVYGARLAAKYLDKELAGRVQQIQLLGRDMKGPAHDKLWNQLEAEIHLHRHKTVIRACRGRNDPKKPLHSPVGHEPDMLKKTQGVGPIRKVVLVKDDHEGLGISITGGKEHGVPILISEIHPSQPADRCGGLHVGDAILAVNSINLRDTKHKEAVTILSQQRGQIEFEVVYVAPEVDSDDENVEYEDDTGHRYRLYLDELDDRSTAPPSNSSASLQALEKMSLSNGAENGDTGISCETTSGETSSKPPETDCSS from the exons ATGTCCGCTTCGGCTGGATGCTCCCCGGTGGGTCATAGCTCAGGTCATAGCTCGGGCCTCGGCCCTGGTATGTCCATGTTTCGCTGGCTAGAAGTCTTGGAAAAAGAGTTTGACAAGGCCTTTGTGGACGTGGATCTCCTGCTCGGAGAAATAGACCCAGATCAAGTGGATATTACGTACGAGGGTCGGCAGAAGATGACCAGCCTAAGCTCCTGTTTTGCTCAGCTCTGTCACAAAACCCAGACGGTTTTCCAGCTGAACCATAAACTAGAG GCTCAGCTGGTGGACCTGCGTTCAGAGCTGACTGATGCTAAGGCTGAGCGAAAAGTGATAGAAAGGGAAGTCCATGACCAGCTCCTGCAGCTTCATGCGCTTCAGCTGCAGCTTCATGCCAAGCAAGGCCTGACTGAAGACTCTGATGCCATCAAAGACAGACTG GAACAAGAGCTCGAGGTCAGCAAGAAGGATAAGTTATCGGAGGCAAGGCTGGACGCAGAAGTGAGACTATTCAAGAAAGAGAATGAGGCTCTGCGCAGACACATGGCCGTACTGCAGGCCGAAGTGTACGGAGCCAGACTGGCTGCCAAATACTTGGACAAGGAGCTGGCTGGCAG GGTGCAGCAGATCCAGTTACTGGGCCGTGACATGAAAGGGCCGGCACATGACAAGCTGTGGAACCAGCTGGAGGCAGAGATTCACCTTCACCGCCATAAGACTGTCATCCGAGCATGCAGGGGTCGCAATGATCCCAAGAAACCCCTTCACTCCCCTGTTGGGCAT GAGCCAGACATGTTGAAGAAAACCCAGGGAGTCGGCCCAATAAGAAAGGTGGTGCTAGTCAAAGATGATCACGAGGGGCTTGGAATCTCCATTACA GGTGGAAAGGAGCACGGTGTTCCCATTCTAATTTCCGAGATCCATCCAAGTCAGCCTGCGGACAGATGTGGAGGTCTGCACGTCGGAGACGCCATCCTCGCTGTCAACAGCATCAATTTGCGAGATACCAAACACAAAGAGGCTGTCACCATTCTGTCCCAGCAG CGAGGGCAGATAGAGTTTGAGGTGGTGTACGTGGCTCCAGAGGTGGACAGCGATGATGAGAACGTGGAGTATGAAGACGACACTGGACATCGCTACCGACTCTATCTGGATGAACTGGACGACCGCAGCACAGCGCCGCCCAGCAACAGCTCGGCATCGCTGCAGG CTCTGGAAAAGATGTCACTGAGCAATGGAGCAGAGAATGGAGACACTGGCATCTCCTGTGAGACGACTTCAGGGGAAACTTCTTCAAAGCCTCCTGAGACTGACTGCTCCTCCTAG
- the gopc gene encoding Golgi-associated PDZ and coiled-coil motif-containing protein isoform X1, which yields MSASAGCSPVGHSSGHSSGLGPGMSMFRWLEVLEKEFDKAFVDVDLLLGEIDPDQVDITYEGRQKMTSLSSCFAQLCHKTQTVFQLNHKLEAQLVDLRSELTDAKAERKVIEREVHDQLLQLHALQLQLHAKQGLTEDSDAIKDRLPAATLGEMEQELEVSKKDKLSEARLDAEVRLFKKENEALRRHMAVLQAEVYGARLAAKYLDKELAGRVQQIQLLGRDMKGPAHDKLWNQLEAEIHLHRHKTVIRACRGRNDPKKPLHSPVGHEPDMLKKTQGVGPIRKVVLVKDDHEGLGISITGGKEHGVPILISEIHPSQPADRCGGLHVGDAILAVNSINLRDTKHKEAVTILSQQRGQIEFEVVYVAPEVDSDDENVEYEDDTGHRYRLYLDELDDRSTAPPSNSSASLQALEKMSLSNGAENGDTGISCETTSGETSSKPPETDCSS from the exons ATGTCCGCTTCGGCTGGATGCTCCCCGGTGGGTCATAGCTCAGGTCATAGCTCGGGCCTCGGCCCTGGTATGTCCATGTTTCGCTGGCTAGAAGTCTTGGAAAAAGAGTTTGACAAGGCCTTTGTGGACGTGGATCTCCTGCTCGGAGAAATAGACCCAGATCAAGTGGATATTACGTACGAGGGTCGGCAGAAGATGACCAGCCTAAGCTCCTGTTTTGCTCAGCTCTGTCACAAAACCCAGACGGTTTTCCAGCTGAACCATAAACTAGAG GCTCAGCTGGTGGACCTGCGTTCAGAGCTGACTGATGCTAAGGCTGAGCGAAAAGTGATAGAAAGGGAAGTCCATGACCAGCTCCTGCAGCTTCATGCGCTTCAGCTGCAGCTTCATGCCAAGCAAGGCCTGACTGAAGACTCTGATGCCATCAAAGACAGACTG cctGCAGCTACATTGGGCGAGATG GAACAAGAGCTCGAGGTCAGCAAGAAGGATAAGTTATCGGAGGCAAGGCTGGACGCAGAAGTGAGACTATTCAAGAAAGAGAATGAGGCTCTGCGCAGACACATGGCCGTACTGCAGGCCGAAGTGTACGGAGCCAGACTGGCTGCCAAATACTTGGACAAGGAGCTGGCTGGCAG GGTGCAGCAGATCCAGTTACTGGGCCGTGACATGAAAGGGCCGGCACATGACAAGCTGTGGAACCAGCTGGAGGCAGAGATTCACCTTCACCGCCATAAGACTGTCATCCGAGCATGCAGGGGTCGCAATGATCCCAAGAAACCCCTTCACTCCCCTGTTGGGCAT GAGCCAGACATGTTGAAGAAAACCCAGGGAGTCGGCCCAATAAGAAAGGTGGTGCTAGTCAAAGATGATCACGAGGGGCTTGGAATCTCCATTACA GGTGGAAAGGAGCACGGTGTTCCCATTCTAATTTCCGAGATCCATCCAAGTCAGCCTGCGGACAGATGTGGAGGTCTGCACGTCGGAGACGCCATCCTCGCTGTCAACAGCATCAATTTGCGAGATACCAAACACAAAGAGGCTGTCACCATTCTGTCCCAGCAG CGAGGGCAGATAGAGTTTGAGGTGGTGTACGTGGCTCCAGAGGTGGACAGCGATGATGAGAACGTGGAGTATGAAGACGACACTGGACATCGCTACCGACTCTATCTGGATGAACTGGACGACCGCAGCACAGCGCCGCCCAGCAACAGCTCGGCATCGCTGCAGG CTCTGGAAAAGATGTCACTGAGCAATGGAGCAGAGAATGGAGACACTGGCATCTCCTGTGAGACGACTTCAGGGGAAACTTCTTCAAAGCCTCCTGAGACTGACTGCTCCTCCTAG